A part of Demetria terragena DSM 11295 genomic DNA contains:
- a CDS encoding NADP-dependent isocitrate dehydrogenase, with product MQKIQVKNPIVELDGDEMTRIIWTFIKDRLIHPYLDVDLKYYDLGIESRDATDDQITVDSAEAIKKYGVGVKCATITPDEARVEEFGLKEMWKSPNGTIRNILGGVIFREPIIISNVPRLVPGWTKPIIIGRHAHGDQYKTQNFKVPGAGKLTISYEPSDGGEAQTYEVTEFGPDGGVAMGMYNYNDSIRDFARASLNYGLQRKVPVYLSTKNTILKAYDGAFKDIFQEVFDTEFKDKFEALGLTYEHRLIDDMVAASLKWEGGYVWACKNYDGDVQSDTVAQGFGSLGLMTSVLMSPDGKTVEAEAAHGTVTRHYRQHQQGKPTSTNPIASIFAWTRGLAHRGKLDGTPEVTQFAETLERVCIETVEEGKMTKDLALLIGPDQAFLNTEDFLAAIDENLQKEMA from the coding sequence ATGCAGAAAATTCAGGTCAAGAACCCGATCGTCGAACTCGACGGTGACGAGATGACGCGCATCATCTGGACGTTCATCAAGGATCGCCTGATTCACCCGTACCTCGATGTTGACTTGAAGTACTACGACCTGGGTATCGAAAGCCGCGACGCGACCGACGACCAGATCACGGTCGACTCGGCAGAGGCCATCAAGAAATACGGCGTGGGCGTCAAGTGCGCCACGATCACCCCGGACGAGGCCCGGGTGGAAGAATTCGGGCTCAAAGAGATGTGGAAGAGCCCTAACGGCACAATCCGCAACATCTTGGGCGGCGTGATCTTCCGTGAGCCGATCATCATCAGCAACGTGCCCCGCTTGGTCCCGGGGTGGACCAAGCCGATCATCATCGGCCGCCACGCCCACGGCGACCAGTACAAGACCCAGAACTTCAAGGTCCCTGGCGCCGGTAAGTTGACCATCTCGTATGAGCCCTCTGACGGTGGCGAAGCGCAGACCTACGAGGTCACCGAGTTTGGACCCGACGGTGGCGTTGCCATGGGGATGTACAACTACAACGACTCAATCCGCGACTTCGCCCGGGCCTCGCTCAACTACGGTCTGCAGCGCAAGGTGCCGGTCTACTTGTCGACCAAGAACACGATCCTCAAGGCCTATGACGGTGCCTTTAAGGACATCTTCCAGGAAGTGTTCGACACCGAGTTCAAGGACAAGTTTGAGGCGCTCGGTTTGACCTACGAGCACCGACTCATCGACGACATGGTTGCCGCCTCGCTGAAGTGGGAGGGCGGCTATGTCTGGGCCTGCAAGAACTACGACGGCGACGTCCAATCCGACACGGTGGCACAGGGTTTCGGCTCGTTGGGTCTGATGACCTCGGTGCTGATGTCGCCTGACGGCAAGACCGTCGAGGCGGAGGCTGCCCACGGAACGGTGACTCGCCATTACCGCCAGCACCAGCAGGGCAAGCCGACCTCGACCAACCCGATCGCGTCGATTTTTGCGTGGACCAGGGGTCTGGCTCACCGTGGCAAGTTGGACGGGACTCCCGAGGTCACTCAGTTCGCCGAGACGCTGGAGCGGGTCTGCATCGAGACGGTCGAGGAGGGCAAGATGACCAAGGATCTTGCGCTGCTGATCGGGCCGGATCAGGCCTTCCTCAACACCGAGGACTTCTTGGCGGCCATCGACGAAAACCTCCAGAAGGAAATGGCCTGA
- a CDS encoding HAD-IIA family hydrolase, producing the protein MTTRKPVECWLTDMDGVLVHEESAIPGAADFLARLQETGRRYLVLTNNSIFTPRDLRARLSNSGIDIPEKAIWTSALATAQFLDDQRSGGSAYVLGESGLTTALHDVGYVLSDRQPDYVVLGETRTYSFEAITRAIRLIEAGARFIATNPDATGPSTEGSLPATGSIAALITKATGVDPYYVGKPNPLMMRSALNRIDAHSETTVMIGDRMDTDVVSGLEAGLRTILVLSGSTRPADVERHPFVPTRVCESIADVVPLIDEFAPA; encoded by the coding sequence ATGACGACGCGTAAGCCGGTGGAGTGCTGGTTGACGGATATGGACGGTGTCCTCGTGCACGAGGAGTCGGCCATTCCGGGAGCTGCTGACTTCCTGGCTCGGTTGCAAGAGACCGGCAGGCGCTACCTCGTCCTGACGAACAACTCGATCTTTACGCCACGCGACCTGCGCGCTCGGTTGTCCAACTCCGGCATTGATATCCCGGAGAAGGCCATCTGGACCTCGGCGCTTGCGACGGCACAGTTCTTGGATGACCAGCGATCAGGTGGGTCGGCGTACGTCCTGGGTGAGTCCGGTTTGACCACTGCCCTGCACGACGTGGGTTATGTGCTGTCCGACCGGCAGCCTGATTACGTCGTCCTGGGCGAGACGCGGACCTACTCGTTCGAGGCGATCACCCGGGCGATTCGGCTGATCGAGGCCGGTGCTCGTTTTATCGCCACGAATCCGGACGCTACCGGGCCTTCGACCGAAGGGTCGCTGCCAGCCACCGGCTCGATCGCCGCTCTCATCACCAAGGCGACGGGGGTGGACCCGTATTACGTCGGCAAGCCCAATCCCTTGATGATGCGCAGTGCACTGAACCGCATCGATGCGCATAGCGAGACCACGGTGATGATCGGCGACCGGATGGACACCGATGTGGTCAGCGGCCTGGAGGCTGGGCTGCGCACGATCCTGGTGCTGAGTGGTTCGACGCGACCAGCCGATGTCGAACGGCACCCCTTCGTGCCGACGCGGGTGTGTGAGTCCATTGCGGACGTCGTGCCGCTGATCGACGAATTCGCACCCGCCTGA
- a CDS encoding Gfo/Idh/MocA family protein gives MTAADADRPVRWGIAATGGIARSFVRDLQHLPDAHVVAVGSRTADSAQRFAEEFGIPNQHDTYRSLVNDPDVDVVYVATPHPAHHEVALQAIEAGKGVLVEKPMTMDAAQAHELIDAAARRGTFLMEAMWTRFLPHITRVREILQAGTLGRVVSVTAEHGQWFEEDAQSRLFDPKLGGGALLDLGIYPVSFASMVLGAPTSVVAVSDPAFTGVDAQTSALLRYEGGAQAVLTCTLAAVTGNRAAINGTHARIEIDRTFYAPTSFRVIDRHDEVIEEFDQQVPGTGLHLEAAEVMRCLRAGLRESPAMPLAESLAIMRTMDEVRAQIGLHY, from the coding sequence ATGACCGCCGCAGATGCTGATCGTCCTGTCCGCTGGGGAATCGCCGCGACGGGTGGGATCGCGCGATCCTTCGTCCGCGACCTCCAGCACCTCCCGGACGCACACGTCGTGGCCGTCGGGTCGCGTACGGCCGACTCGGCGCAGCGCTTCGCCGAGGAGTTCGGCATCCCGAACCAGCACGACACGTACCGGTCGCTGGTCAACGACCCTGACGTCGACGTGGTCTATGTCGCCACCCCGCATCCGGCTCATCATGAGGTCGCCCTGCAGGCGATTGAGGCCGGAAAAGGCGTGTTGGTGGAGAAGCCGATGACCATGGACGCCGCCCAGGCCCACGAACTGATTGACGCGGCGGCACGGCGCGGCACCTTCCTGATGGAGGCCATGTGGACCAGGTTCCTCCCACACATCACGCGGGTGCGGGAGATCCTGCAGGCGGGCACGCTTGGCCGGGTCGTGTCAGTGACCGCCGAGCACGGCCAATGGTTTGAGGAGGACGCGCAGTCCCGATTGTTCGACCCCAAGCTCGGAGGTGGCGCACTTCTGGATCTGGGCATCTATCCGGTGTCCTTCGCCTCCATGGTGCTCGGCGCGCCGACCTCAGTCGTCGCGGTGAGCGACCCGGCCTTCACCGGGGTCGATGCCCAGACCTCGGCCCTGCTGCGCTACGAGGGCGGCGCCCAGGCGGTATTGACCTGCACGCTGGCCGCCGTCACCGGCAATCGCGCGGCAATCAATGGCACCCACGCACGGATCGAGATCGACCGGACCTTCTATGCGCCGACCAGTTTTCGGGTGATCGATCGGCACGACGAGGTGATCGAGGAATTCGACCAGCAGGTGCCGGGGACCGGACTGCACCTGGAAGCCGCTGAGGTGATGCGCTGCCTTCGAGCCGGGCTGCGGGAGTCGCCAGCGATGCCGCTCGCTGAGTCGCTGGCCATCATGCGCACGATGGATGAGGTACGCGCTCAGATCGGCCTGCACTACTGA
- a CDS encoding LysR family transcriptional regulator — MNLRQTEHFLAVVNHGGVARAATALGLAQPSLSQSIRTLERELGDALFHRSSRGMVLTDAGRELIEPARRLVRDVATARASVAEHAGLFGGHLEVAALPQAFNAPLPDVVGRVRRRFPSVTFRLRECVTEAELARLVRSGSVDLGLGYCQTDDEGRLRVAEGLVAEPLLEDAMYLALPSSVAAGLPDPLSFKDIPNIPVVAVNAGAVSRSLVESALRHAGRRTQLGVVTTHRQMVLPLIAEGGVMCWITESQVADAPAGVAVRLMEPTIIFVLAMVHRPGLLSPWARAFQEEAVALASVGRSGSVGPESADHGLLSNRRHEDSGGVEDRRGGEGSS; from the coding sequence GTGAATCTGAGACAGACCGAGCACTTCCTCGCCGTGGTCAACCACGGCGGGGTCGCGCGTGCCGCGACGGCGCTAGGCCTGGCTCAGCCGTCCCTGTCGCAGTCCATTCGCACCCTGGAGCGCGAGTTGGGCGATGCGTTGTTCCATCGATCCTCCCGAGGCATGGTCTTGACTGATGCCGGCCGAGAACTCATCGAGCCAGCGCGTCGGTTGGTGCGCGATGTGGCCACCGCCCGAGCCTCGGTCGCCGAGCACGCCGGCCTGTTCGGAGGGCATCTGGAGGTGGCTGCCCTCCCGCAGGCATTCAACGCGCCGCTACCCGACGTGGTCGGGCGCGTACGCCGCCGCTTCCCAAGCGTGACCTTCCGATTGCGCGAATGCGTGACCGAGGCAGAACTTGCTCGACTGGTGCGCTCTGGGTCGGTCGACCTCGGCTTGGGTTATTGCCAGACCGACGACGAGGGGAGATTGCGGGTTGCCGAGGGGCTGGTCGCCGAGCCACTGCTGGAGGACGCGATGTATCTCGCGCTACCTTCGTCCGTGGCGGCGGGGCTGCCAGATCCCTTGTCGTTCAAAGACATTCCAAACATCCCGGTTGTGGCGGTCAACGCTGGCGCGGTGTCTCGGAGTCTGGTCGAGTCCGCCTTGCGTCACGCGGGCCGCCGGACTCAGCTTGGAGTGGTCACCACGCACCGTCAGATGGTGCTCCCGCTGATCGCCGAGGGCGGGGTGATGTGCTGGATCACCGAGTCGCAGGTGGCCGATGCGCCGGCAGGCGTCGCCGTACGGCTCATGGAGCCCACGATCATCTTCGTGCTCGCGATGGTCCATCGCCCCGGCTTGCTCAGCCCGTGGGCGCGAGCCTTCCAGGAGGAGGCGGTCGCCCTCGCCTCGGTAGGCCGCTCGGGGTCAGTTGGTCCGGAGTCTGCGGACCATGGCCTCCTGAGTAATCGACGCCACGAGGATTCCGGAGGTGTCGAAGACCGACGCGGTGGTGAAGGCTCGTCCTGA
- a CDS encoding LysR family transcriptional regulator, with amino-acid sequence MDSRHLANFLAVFDYGSVTRAAEALYIAQPALSQSLRALEDELGVALFRRTPKGMSPTGAGQALVGPARQVLASTSEIDRLMASLRTLHRGRLTLACPTTLAEDPAVALVARYRSDYPGLVVDIREPDPGESVATMLLLGKADLGIDLLPHHEPRLADLTLGSREAVLALAPGVEFAGTEIDPQAAADLPLVCGASTSALRADLEAWFAAAGCAMTIAVETDLEDHLHRFIASGAGSGFIPADRAAAATQQGLRVVSPRPRLRHDFGLLWLTSSASRAAQAMVDQARATTNRNQDAAIR; translated from the coding sequence GTGGACTCTCGCCACCTCGCCAACTTCTTGGCCGTCTTCGATTATGGCAGCGTCACTCGAGCGGCCGAGGCACTCTATATTGCCCAGCCTGCGCTATCCCAGTCGCTGCGTGCACTGGAAGATGAGCTCGGTGTCGCGCTGTTCCGCCGCACGCCCAAAGGTATGTCGCCCACGGGCGCTGGTCAGGCCCTGGTTGGGCCCGCACGGCAGGTGCTGGCGAGCACGTCCGAGATCGATCGGCTCATGGCGAGCCTGCGCACATTGCATCGTGGTCGACTCACGCTGGCGTGTCCGACCACGCTCGCCGAAGATCCGGCCGTCGCGCTCGTGGCGCGCTACCGCAGCGATTACCCGGGCCTGGTGGTGGACATCCGCGAGCCGGACCCCGGAGAGTCCGTGGCGACGATGCTGCTCCTCGGCAAGGCCGACCTCGGGATCGATCTGCTGCCGCACCATGAGCCGCGCCTTGCCGACCTCACACTGGGCTCACGGGAGGCGGTTCTGGCGTTGGCGCCTGGTGTTGAGTTCGCGGGCACGGAGATTGATCCCCAGGCAGCCGCCGACTTGCCGTTGGTGTGCGGGGCCTCCACCAGCGCCCTGCGTGCCGACCTTGAGGCCTGGTTCGCCGCCGCTGGCTGTGCGATGACAATCGCGGTCGAAACGGATCTGGAAGACCATCTTCATCGCTTCATCGCCAGTGGGGCAGGTTCGGGGTTCATCCCAGCGGACCGCGCGGCGGCAGCGACCCAGCAGGGTTTGCGGGTGGTCAGTCCGCGTCCGCGATTGCGTCACGATTTTGGTCTTCTGTGGCTCACGTCGAGCGCCTCGCGAGCCGCCCAGGCGATGGTTGACCAGGCCCGGGCGACCACCAATCGCAATCAGGATGCGGCGATACGCTGA
- a CDS encoding aspartate/glutamate racemase family protein, producing the protein MTFDARVSPDQGWADPVVGVMGGMGPLAGATFLRVLTLLTKAASDQEHVDAILLSHATTPDRTAALTDPNAADPSPVLLADAQRLEHLGAQIVAVPCNSAHPFMRGLSKQVSVPLIDIVDVTARAAAERVRATGKPPTVGVLATEGTRAAGLYRSALENLGMVPVDATDAEQRVVTHLIYDQVKAGQASDIESLLGLVEGMVANGCSTVILGCTELSVAYDEHGLHRDARIVDSVESLARETLRRVGRAAAR; encoded by the coding sequence ATGACTTTCGATGCACGGGTGAGCCCGGACCAGGGCTGGGCCGACCCCGTCGTCGGCGTCATGGGAGGTATGGGCCCGTTGGCGGGTGCAACCTTCCTGCGGGTGCTGACGCTGCTCACGAAGGCGGCGAGCGACCAAGAGCACGTCGACGCGATTCTCCTGAGCCACGCAACCACCCCTGATCGCACGGCAGCGCTCACCGATCCCAATGCGGCCGATCCCTCGCCGGTGCTGCTGGCTGATGCCCAGCGCTTAGAACACCTGGGTGCCCAGATCGTCGCCGTCCCATGCAACTCGGCACACCCGTTCATGCGGGGCCTGTCAAAACAGGTGAGCGTGCCGTTGATTGACATCGTCGACGTGACCGCACGCGCTGCGGCTGAGCGCGTGCGGGCCACCGGAAAACCGCCGACCGTCGGTGTCCTCGCAACCGAGGGCACTCGCGCTGCCGGTCTCTACCGCAGCGCGCTCGAGAACCTCGGGATGGTCCCGGTGGACGCGACCGATGCCGAGCAACGTGTCGTCACTCACCTCATCTACGACCAGGTCAAGGCGGGCCAGGCCTCCGACATCGAGTCGCTCCTGGGGCTCGTCGAGGGCATGGTGGCCAACGGGTGTTCCACGGTCATCCTGGGATGTACCGAACTCTCCGTCGCCTACGACGAGCATGGCTTGCACCGGGATGCACGCATCGTCGACTCCGTCGAGTCGTTGGCCAGGGAGACCTTGCGTCGCGTTGGACGCGCCGCGGCCCGCTGA
- a CDS encoding TetR/AcrR family transcriptional regulator, which produces MTRVRSAGAYSRAQRRHLETVEEVKEIARERLVEDGLSGLSLRAIARDMGVVPSALYRYFPSHGHLLDAIADDAAASMLDYVEQAIAARPEDDHVGRWLDGLRAYRRWALEHTPGYSLNFGDLSGERSGSGDPDAVVRRLIEIIGAVVANAGAAGALDDVRIGIVRQLVSHLDENYDESEQTPAHVMASALSAWSAVHGTVALEVSGRIPDLGIDPDDYFEAQLVGISRAIGFRLN; this is translated from the coding sequence ATGACACGCGTACGTTCGGCGGGAGCCTACTCCCGCGCACAGCGCCGCCACCTTGAAACCGTTGAAGAGGTCAAGGAAATTGCGCGCGAGCGCCTTGTCGAAGATGGTCTCTCCGGACTGTCACTGCGTGCGATCGCACGCGACATGGGAGTGGTTCCGTCCGCTCTCTACCGCTACTTTCCCAGCCATGGACACCTGCTCGATGCCATCGCCGACGACGCCGCAGCGTCCATGCTCGACTACGTCGAACAGGCGATTGCAGCCCGCCCAGAAGACGACCATGTCGGCCGCTGGCTCGATGGCCTACGGGCCTACCGCCGGTGGGCGCTTGAGCACACGCCAGGCTATTCGCTCAACTTTGGCGACCTGTCCGGCGAACGTTCCGGCTCGGGGGACCCGGATGCCGTCGTGCGTCGACTCATCGAGATTATCGGCGCGGTCGTGGCGAATGCTGGCGCGGCGGGGGCACTGGACGACGTACGGATCGGCATCGTTCGCCAGTTGGTGAGCCACCTGGACGAGAACTATGACGAGAGCGAGCAGACGCCCGCACACGTCATGGCCTCGGCCTTATCTGCGTGGTCAGCGGTGCACGGCACAGTGGCCCTTGAAGTCAGCGGCCGCATCCCCGATTTGGGAATCGACCCTGACGACTACTTCGAGGCTCAACTAGTCGGCATCTCCCGCGCCATTGGCTTTCGGCTGAACTAA
- a CDS encoding S10 family peptidase: protein MTSTPDQPDTTAPVEPTDDLVSTSHTLRSGEDALSYTATAGRMVLREDVIKDDVFTGRRAKAQVGITAYTLDDVDPGTRPVTFAFNGGPGSSSVWLHLGLLGPRRVDMGDAGALAAPPYGLLDNAETLLHVSDLVFIDPVSTGWSRAADGEKSKDFHGYARDIETVAEIIRLWTTRNGRWASPKLIAGESYGTTRAVALAEHLQSKHGMYLNGLVLISAVLDFGSLDFDIHRNDRAHALYLPHYAATAHFHGLHQGHSVESVVAEAEAYATGDYPRVLALGSRASAKDRADAVATVARLAGLSEDYVDRADLRIEHWRYYGELLRGKGRTVGRLDSRFTGVAASGIAESMDADPSMDAIVGPYATTWNHYVRSELEVTAEAPYRIFGDVHPWSYREFEAKPVYVVDKLERAMRQNPHLRVHVAYGYYDGATPFSASEDVIAHLALPQELRENIEHRYYDAGHMMYIHQPSRVQQSADLAEFVRRSCGD from the coding sequence GTGACCTCCACACCAGATCAACCCGACACCACAGCTCCGGTCGAACCCACTGATGACCTGGTCAGCACCAGTCACACCCTGCGCAGTGGTGAGGACGCGCTGTCCTACACCGCCACCGCGGGGCGGATGGTCTTGCGCGAAGACGTGATCAAGGACGACGTCTTCACCGGTCGGCGGGCCAAGGCTCAAGTCGGGATCACCGCGTACACCCTGGATGACGTCGACCCAGGAACGCGACCGGTCACCTTCGCCTTCAACGGTGGGCCCGGCTCATCCAGCGTGTGGCTACACCTGGGCCTGTTGGGTCCACGCCGGGTTGACATGGGTGATGCCGGTGCCCTTGCCGCGCCGCCGTACGGCCTTCTCGACAACGCAGAGACGCTGCTGCACGTCAGCGATCTGGTGTTCATCGACCCCGTCTCGACCGGGTGGTCGCGCGCCGCCGACGGTGAAAAGTCCAAGGACTTTCACGGCTATGCCCGGGACATCGAGACCGTGGCTGAAATCATCCGGCTCTGGACCACCCGCAACGGCCGGTGGGCCTCCCCCAAATTGATCGCGGGCGAGTCCTACGGGACGACCCGTGCGGTCGCGCTGGCCGAGCACCTGCAGTCCAAGCACGGCATGTACCTCAACGGTCTGGTGCTCATCTCTGCCGTCCTCGACTTCGGTTCGCTCGACTTCGACATCCATCGCAATGACCGTGCGCACGCGCTCTACTTGCCGCACTATGCCGCGACGGCCCACTTCCATGGCCTGCACCAGGGTCACAGTGTCGAGTCGGTCGTCGCCGAAGCCGAGGCCTATGCGACCGGGGACTATCCCAGGGTGCTGGCCCTGGGATCGCGTGCGAGTGCCAAAGACCGCGCCGACGCGGTTGCCACGGTCGCCCGCCTCGCGGGCCTGTCCGAGGACTATGTCGATCGAGCGGACCTGCGGATTGAGCACTGGCGTTACTACGGTGAGTTGCTGCGCGGCAAGGGCCGCACCGTCGGCCGACTGGACTCCCGCTTCACCGGTGTGGCGGCATCGGGGATCGCCGAGTCCATGGATGCCGACCCCTCGATGGACGCCATCGTCGGGCCGTACGCCACCACCTGGAATCACTATGTGCGCTCTGAGCTGGAAGTGACCGCCGAGGCTCCGTACCGGATCTTCGGGGATGTCCATCCATGGAGCTACCGGGAGTTCGAGGCCAAACCGGTCTATGTCGTCGACAAACTCGAACGGGCGATGCGCCAGAACCCCCACCTGCGAGTCCACGTCGCCTACGGCTATTACGACGGAGCCACGCCGTTCTCCGCCAGCGAGGACGTCATCGCCCACCTCGCGCTGCCGCAGGAACTTCGCGAGAACATCGAGCACCGCTACTACGACGCGGGCCACATGATGTACATCCACCAGCCCAGCCGGGTTCAACAAAGCGCCGACCTCGCCGAGTTCGTCCGTCGAAGCTGCGGGGACTAG
- a CDS encoding MFS transporter: MAIADKAPEVLDPNGEVVLEPRRAWSITIMVTLLAAISFADKAVLGIVARPMAEDIGLTNADIGFMGSAFYATFLVTALVGSLIADRLHLTIGLAVLAVTWSIAQLPVLIAASFAGVLASRLMLGFFEGPASAMCNGIAFSWFPAQKRGLPAAFITSGTSIAKIALAPALTLIVAAWGWKAAFVAMAIVGLVWTAVWLLIGKEGPYAARAARAAALKQGQRRGVPLLMVMKRPTFWGGLLGMFALYAQVAVILTWLPSYLEEGLGYSRVNSGLLFALPSVSGMAIMLLGSYVADRLSAKGATERASRISISAVVMTIGGLMLVAIPFVPGSAFPLALVVVGYGMAVLAFPLMIAVVSYIAPDRQVASIVGLFVAIYTTGGLVGPWLTGMLVDGADTPVEGYGLAFMVFGLASAAGGVLLHLTAYPERDRDVLAEANQRIAAS, from the coding sequence ATGGCGATCGCCGACAAAGCCCCCGAGGTGCTGGATCCGAACGGTGAGGTCGTCCTTGAGCCACGACGCGCCTGGAGCATCACCATCATGGTTACGCTGCTCGCGGCCATCAGCTTCGCCGACAAGGCGGTGCTTGGCATCGTGGCCCGGCCGATGGCCGAGGACATCGGGCTGACCAACGCCGACATCGGTTTCATGGGATCGGCGTTCTATGCCACCTTCCTAGTGACCGCCCTGGTCGGCAGCCTCATCGCCGACCGACTGCACCTCACCATTGGGCTAGCCGTGCTCGCAGTGACCTGGTCGATCGCCCAGTTGCCCGTGTTGATCGCGGCGTCCTTCGCGGGTGTCCTCGCCAGTCGCCTGATGCTCGGCTTCTTCGAGGGGCCCGCGTCGGCCATGTGCAACGGCATCGCGTTCAGTTGGTTCCCGGCGCAGAAGCGTGGACTGCCCGCCGCGTTCATCACCTCCGGAACGTCGATCGCCAAGATCGCGCTCGCGCCTGCCCTGACGTTGATCGTCGCGGCCTGGGGCTGGAAGGCCGCCTTCGTCGCGATGGCCATCGTCGGTTTGGTCTGGACCGCCGTCTGGCTGCTGATCGGCAAAGAGGGTCCCTACGCTGCGCGGGCCGCACGTGCGGCGGCGCTGAAGCAGGGACAGCGGCGCGGCGTACCCCTGCTGATGGTGATGAAGCGGCCAACATTTTGGGGCGGGCTGCTCGGGATGTTCGCGTTGTATGCCCAGGTCGCCGTGATCTTGACCTGGCTGCCGTCTTACCTTGAAGAGGGCCTGGGATACAGCCGGGTCAACTCGGGTCTGTTGTTTGCCCTGCCCAGCGTGTCCGGCATGGCGATCATGTTGCTCGGCTCGTACGTGGCGGATCGGTTGTCGGCCAAGGGCGCGACCGAGCGCGCTAGCCGGATCTCTATCTCGGCGGTCGTGATGACCATCGGCGGACTCATGCTCGTCGCGATTCCGTTCGTGCCGGGTTCGGCGTTCCCGCTGGCACTCGTGGTGGTCGGTTACGGCATGGCTGTGCTCGCCTTCCCACTCATGATCGCGGTCGTCTCCTACATCGCTCCGGACCGTCAGGTCGCCTCGATCGTGGGGTTATTCGTCGCGATCTACACGACCGGTGGCCTGGTGGGGCCCTGGCTGACAGGGATGCTGGTGGATGGGGCGGACACGCCAGTGGAGGGGTACGGCCTGGCCTTCATGGTCTTCGGCCTGGCCAGCGCGGCAGGTGGCGTATTGCTCCACCTCACCGCCTATCCCGAGCGGGACAGAGACGTGCTAGCGGAGGCGAATCAGCGTATCGCCGCATCCTGA
- a CDS encoding ATP-grasp domain-containing protein, translating to MTTIPAGQRFIPVLLGADASTYSLARSFHEEYEAVSIAVSRLGAGPVANSRIIEVSRCADFDDDEALVAHLRSLGERFDDRPLLLLTSADYLVRRIVDLRDRLEPRFTVPYADVELIQRLTDKDSFAQVCAELDIAHPTTVVYDLGRHQEHLADTTLLDGLAFPIIAKTGNSALYERYDFPGKQKVHTAADRAELDDLMQRVHDSGYPGTFILQDMIPGGDDGMRILTCYCDRTGTVRMASYGDVLLEEHLPATLGVPAAIITGQDHAVVEEARRLLEHVGWRGFANFDLKFDPRDGKTKFFELNPRLGRSNFYVNVSGINPVRYYVEEYLLGSDLSGEPELLESQGEELYTSLPVPLVMAYLSADLRRRVASLVVRGKVTNPMMYAKDPHPKRFAYVLAYGANQVRKYLRVYPPKKARRAS from the coding sequence GTGACGACTATTCCCGCTGGCCAGCGATTCATCCCTGTTCTCTTGGGGGCTGACGCGTCGACCTACAGCTTGGCGCGTTCCTTTCACGAGGAGTACGAAGCCGTCTCGATTGCGGTGTCCAGGCTGGGTGCCGGGCCGGTGGCCAACAGTCGCATCATCGAGGTGTCGCGGTGCGCGGACTTCGATGACGACGAGGCCCTCGTGGCGCACCTGCGCTCGCTGGGCGAGCGTTTCGACGACCGCCCGCTCCTCCTGCTGACCTCGGCCGACTACCTCGTACGTCGCATCGTTGACCTGCGGGATCGGCTGGAACCGCGGTTCACCGTGCCCTACGCCGATGTAGAGCTGATTCAGCGGCTGACGGATAAGGATTCCTTCGCTCAGGTCTGCGCGGAACTCGACATCGCCCACCCCACGACGGTGGTGTACGACCTCGGCCGGCACCAAGAGCACCTCGCCGACACGACGCTGCTGGACGGCCTGGCGTTTCCGATCATTGCCAAGACCGGCAATAGCGCCCTTTACGAGCGATACGACTTTCCGGGCAAGCAAAAGGTGCATACAGCGGCCGATCGCGCTGAGCTGGACGACCTCATGCAGCGGGTCCATGACAGTGGCTACCCGGGGACATTCATTCTTCAGGACATGATTCCCGGTGGGGACGACGGGATGCGGATCCTGACGTGCTACTGCGATCGCACCGGCACGGTCCGGATGGCCTCCTACGGCGATGTCCTGCTTGAAGAACACCTGCCCGCGACCCTCGGGGTCCCGGCCGCCATCATCACCGGTCAGGACCACGCCGTGGTCGAGGAGGCGCGGCGCCTCCTGGAGCACGTGGGCTGGCGAGGCTTTGCCAATTTCGACCTGAAATTCGATCCGCGCGACGGTAAGACCAAGTTCTTCGAGCTCAACCCGCGGCTGGGTCGATCCAACTTCTATGTCAACGTCAGCGGGATCAACCCGGTTCGCTATTACGTCGAGGAATACCTACTCGGTTCCGACCTGTCGGGTGAACCTGAGTTGCTGGAATCCCAGGGTGAGGAGCTCTACACCTCGCTCCCGGTTCCGTTGGTCATGGCCTATCTGTCGGCCGACCTGCGCAGGCGGGTCGCCTCGCTCGTGGTGCGCGGCAAGGTCACCAACCCGATGATGTACGCCAAGGACCCGCACCCAAAGCGGTTTGCGTATGTCTTGGCTTACGGCGCCAATCAGGTGCGCAAATATCTGCGGGTCTACCCGCCGAAGAAGGCGCGGAGAGCGTCATGA